The following are encoded together in the Lathyrus oleraceus cultivar Zhongwan6 chromosome 3, CAAS_Psat_ZW6_1.0, whole genome shotgun sequence genome:
- the LOC127129812 gene encoding uncharacterized protein LOC127129812: MNEFPLVRIYLFFDTNYIIVFHLLWLTELHDSEQGYIVKDACIIGAEVFVSNSTHEEPVNIGGSLSTVSNLVCNETSEQADAKLVSAALGNVIYFLQTRKVKDMNEQACEELQVLWDELKKFKFDITWLEPQVQYALGNRSYVEKALEVEKLKGNVAYLELETERIKAKLAAAEGNLDIERDLLKAQGFKERDLDSELGSWSWKP, encoded by the coding sequence ATGAATGAATTCCCACTTGTTAGAATTTACTTATTCTTTGACACTAATTACATTATTGTGTTTCATCTGCTATGGTTAACTGAGCTCCATGATTCTGAGCAGGGGTATATTGTGAAGGATGCTTGTATTATTGGTGCTGAAGTTTTTGTTTCTAATTCAACACATGAGGAACCAGTAAACATAGGTGGATCTCTTTCAACAGTTTCTAATTTAGTTTGCAATGAAACTTCTGAACAAGCTGATGCAAAATTGGTATCTGCGGCGCTGGGCAATGTGATTTATTTCCTTCAGACTAGAAAAGTGAAAGATATGAATGAACAAGCTTGTGAGGAACTTCAAGTTTTATGGGATGAACTTAAGAAATTTAAATTTGATATTACTTGGCTAGAGCCACAAGTTCAATATGCTTTAGGAAATAGAAGCTATGTGGAGAAAGCTCTGGAGGTTGAAAAGTTGAAAGGGAATGTTGCATATCTAGAGCTGGAAACTGAGAGGATAAAGGCAAAATTGGCTGCTGCGGAGGGAAATCTTGACATAGAAAGGGACTTGTTGAAAGCTCAAGGTTTCAAAGAAAGAGATTTGGATTCTGAGTTGGGCTCTTGGAGTTGGAAGCCATAG